A part of Caldicellulosiruptor owensensis OL genomic DNA contains:
- the flhF gene encoding flagellar biosynthesis protein FlhF, with protein MRIKRYLAHDMQEALIRIKADLGKDAIILSTKKVRQKGLLGFFKKPLIEVTAACEDEKIVKKDEDGLRQESLALSLQMTQIKELEKKIDSLEKALKEVIKKEQEESQQTKEASRKNFLDVMRENLIKNGVENEIVDILLSNVSGDGSINTIVNSMYREIKNMLGSAAPLSFDSKFPRIVFFVGPTGVGKTTTIAKIAAKLMFENGKKVGFITADTYRIAAVEQLKTYAEIMNIKTKVWYEVDEYDGIIESLADSDVVLVDTAGRSHKNQEHMDELKAYVAKANPDEIFLLLSATTQPSVFKEVVNTYSFLDNYKVIITKVDEVSTYGNILNIRYFTQKPIAYITTGQNVPDDIEQFNPEQYAKLIIGSKIL; from the coding sequence ATGAGGATCAAGAGGTATTTAGCACATGATATGCAGGAGGCGTTGATAAGAATAAAAGCAGATTTGGGCAAGGATGCGATAATACTTTCGACCAAAAAGGTAAGGCAAAAAGGTTTGCTTGGTTTTTTCAAAAAACCGTTGATAGAAGTTACAGCGGCATGCGAAGATGAGAAGATAGTCAAAAAAGATGAAGATGGTTTGAGGCAGGAGAGCTTGGCTTTGAGTCTGCAGATGACCCAGATAAAAGAGCTTGAGAAAAAGATTGATTCTCTTGAAAAAGCTTTAAAGGAAGTTATAAAAAAAGAGCAGGAAGAGAGTCAACAAACAAAAGAAGCATCAAGAAAGAATTTTCTTGATGTAATGAGAGAAAACCTCATAAAAAACGGTGTGGAGAACGAAATTGTTGATATATTACTTTCAAATGTCAGCGGGGATGGTTCAATTAACACTATTGTAAATAGCATGTACAGAGAAATAAAAAATATGCTGGGCAGCGCAGCACCACTTTCTTTTGATTCAAAGTTTCCCAGGATTGTTTTTTTTGTTGGTCCCACGGGTGTTGGCAAGACAACCACAATTGCTAAAATTGCTGCTAAGCTCATGTTTGAAAATGGGAAAAAGGTAGGTTTTATCACAGCAGATACATACAGAATTGCTGCAGTTGAGCAGCTGAAGACTTATGCCGAGATTATGAATATCAAGACAAAGGTGTGGTATGAGGTTGATGAATACGATGGAATAATTGAAAGTTTGGCTGATTCAGATGTGGTTCTTGTTGACACTGCGGGAAGGAGTCACAAAAACCAGGAACACATGGACGAGCTCAAAGCATATGTAGCCAAGGCAAATCCTGATGAGATATTTTTGCTTCTTAGTGCCACAACCCAGCCATCAGTGTTTAAAGAGGTGGTGAATACCTATTCTTTTTTGGACAATTACAAGGTTATTATTACCAAGGTAGACGAGGTATCAACTTATGGAAATATATTAAATATACGCTATTTTACACAAAAGCCAATTGCGTATATAACAACTGGTCAGAACGTACCTGATGATATTGAACAGTTTAATCCTGAACAATATGCAAAACTCATTATAGGGAGTAAGATTTTATGA